In Helianthus annuus cultivar XRQ/B chromosome 9, HanXRQr2.0-SUNRISE, whole genome shotgun sequence, the following are encoded in one genomic region:
- the LOC110876914 gene encoding alpha/beta-gliadin clone PW1215-like, which translates to MGGPSNPVSEVDSPPVAPPPSHMGYDNPIPSYVGAAAYNPFEQPAYSGYNYYNAPSVDPYLEAANYNALHPEGPFQAAYPTGYPVYGYQYPPPPQPLSQQQAQPPQIQPPQQQEILQRLNQVERDVQEERRSHRGLLKGLADLIKGKKRRDY; encoded by the coding sequence atgggtgggccttcaaacccAGTATCTGAAGTCGACTCTCCGCCAgtcgcaccaccaccatcacacatgggttatgataacccgattcCTTCTTACGTCGgtgcagcggcgtataacccttttgagcagccagcTTATTCTGGCTACAACTACTACAACGCCCCTAGTGTTGACCCGTATCTCGAGGCGGCGAACTACAACGCTCTTCACCCTGAAGGGCCCTTTCAAGCTGCGTATCCAACTGGATACCCAGTATATGGGTATCAatacccgccacctcctcaacctctgtcaCAGCAGCAGGCGCAGCCCCCACAGATCCAACCACCGCAGCAGCAGGAAATCCTTCAGAGGTTGAACCAGGTGGAACGAGATGTGCAAGAAGAGCGTAGAAGCCATCGGGGTCTACTTAAGGGTTTGGCTGACTTAatcaaggggaagaagagaaggGATTATTGA